The following are encoded together in the Pungitius pungitius chromosome 7, fPunPun2.1, whole genome shotgun sequence genome:
- the LOC119216738 gene encoding torsin-1A-interacting protein 2-like isoform X2 has translation MAERETDHQHTAGGGGDGPEAQAKEMDHISASDEGKQEETDQRLSEASSSASTTRETDGDGDVVMQHNVKNGDSAGERTVPPTEGFSPPEEDARLNVEDKRNALQPEEESHGDYTRQREVNDLQPKTTEEISTIVMLPGEAPRTTSPLTLDRKKGDVVDRAVEKTPDTDAGEGDKVDGAIEETPDSNTPDTDAGEGDKVDGAIEETPDSNTPDTDAGEGDEEDGAVEETPDTDAGEADESSPGKEEEVPKGHIISPQRGEHVETIGPTPEETADVPPAVGGVIRGGTRPSTIGKGILIGIGVVVIAALVQQFLKTQVPPPKDEVRPIDIFLGQLERVKTQFPHQRAELWNRSKIHLLRHLRKAQPTEPVSLILTAGRGGERTLQCLAQRLASAFSSSLNASVLHIDGASKASEDSDQVKLDIDSKLQGAFEGDKPVAVINRFEELPPGATLIFYRYCDHENAAYKKTFMIFTVLLGEKEEIPADTRLTTVEEMVDDHLQKKFLSEGHPVSFDRMDLDKYGGLWSRISHLILPVAAEEKIEHGGCQAT, from the exons ATGGCCGAGCGAGAAACGGATCACCAGCACACCGCAG GCGGCGGTGGCGATGGACCGGAAGCTCAGGCCAAGGAGATGGATCACATCTCGGCCTCAGATGAGGGCAAACAGGAGGAGACTGATCAGAGGCTCTCAGAAG CTTCATCGTCCGCATCCACAACCAGAGAGACTGACGGCGATGGTGACGTCGTGATGCAGCACAACGTTAAAA ACGGGGATtcagctggagagaggacggTGCCTCCAACAGAAGGTTTTTCACCTCCAGAAGAGGACGCAAGGCTGAACGTTGAGGACAAGAGAAACGCACTGCAGCCTGAAGAAGAAAGTCATGGGGATTACACGAGGCAGAGAGAAGTAAATGACCTACAGCCCAAGACGACGGAGGAGATTTCAA CTATTGTGATGTTACCAGGCGAAGCACCAAGGACAACCAGCCCACTTACCTTGGACAGAAAAAAGGGCGATGTGGTAGATAGAGCTGTTGAGAAGACCCCAGACACTGATGCTGGAGAAGGTGACAAAGTAGATGGAGCCATTGAGGAGACCCCCGACTCCAACACCCCAGACACTGATGCTGGAGAAGGTGACAAAGTAGATGGAGCCATTGAGGAGACCCCCGACTCCAACACCCCAGACACTGATGCTGGAGAAGGTGACGAAGAAGATGGAGCCGTTGAGGAGACCCCAGACACTGATGCTGGAGAAG CTGATGAAAGCTCCCCggggaaggaagaagaggtccCAAAGGGGCACATCATCTCCCCTCAAAGAGGGGAACATGTTGAAACTATTGGTCCTACCCCTGAGGAGACTGCTGATGTTCCCCCTGCAGTGGGGGGGGTTATTCGTGGAG GTACACGTCCCTCCACCATAGGAAAAGGAATCCTGATAGGGATTGGTGTCGTAGTGATTGCCGCCCTGGTGCAGCAGTTCCTCAAAACCCAGGTTCCACCTCCGAAAGATGAAGTGCGGCCAATAGACATCTTCCTCGGGCAGCTGGAAAGAGTAAAGACTCAGTTCCCCCATCAGCGTGCCGAGCTCTGGAACAGGAGCAAGATCCATCTGCTGAGGCACCTCCGAAAGGCCCAGCCCACTGAGCCGGTCAGTCTGATCCTGACTGCGGGCCGCGGCGGCGAGAGGACCCTGCAGTGCCTGGCCCAGAGGCTGGCCTCCGCCTTCTCGTCTTCCCTCAACGCCTCCGTCCTCCACATCGACGGCGCCAGCAAGGCCAGCGAGGACAGCGACCAGGTCAAGCTGGACATCGACAGCAAGCTGCAGGGGGCGTTCGAGGGCGACAAGCCCGTGGCCGTCATCAACCGCTTCGAGGAGCTGCCCCCGGGCGCCACTCTCATTTTCTATCGCTACTGCGACCACGAGAACGCCGCCTACAAGAAGACTTTCATGATCTTCACAGTGCTgctgggggagaaagaggagatccCCGCTGATACCCGCTTGACCACTGTGGAAGAGATGGTGGACGACCATTTGCAGAAGAAGTTCCTCTCCGAAGGCCATCCAGTATCTTTTGACAGGATGGACCTCGACAAGTACGGTGGACTGTGGAGCCGTATTTCTCACCTCATCCTGCCAGTGGCAGCAGAGGAAAAGATAGAACATGGAGGCTGCCAGGCGACATAA
- the LOC119216738 gene encoding torsin-1A-interacting protein 2-like isoform X3, with product MAERETDHQHTAGGGGDGPEAQAKEMDHISASDEGKQEETDQRLSEDAASSSASTTRETDGDGDVVMQHNVKNGDSAGERTVPPTEGFSPPEEDARLNVEDKRNALQPEEESHGDYTRQREVNDLQPKTTEEISSEAPRTTSPLTLDRKKGDVVDRAVEKTPDTDAGEGDKVDGAIEETPDSNTPDTDAGEGDKVDGAIEETPDSNTPDTDAGEGDEEDGAVEETPDTDAGEADESSPGKEEEVPKGHIISPQRGEHVETIGPTPEETADVPPAVGGVIRGGTRPSTIGKGILIGIGVVVIAALVQQFLKTQVPPPKDEVRPIDIFLGQLERVKTQFPHQRAELWNRSKIHLLRHLRKAQPTEPVSLILTAGRGGERTLQCLAQRLASAFSSSLNASVLHIDGASKASEDSDQVKLDIDSKLQGAFEGDKPVAVINRFEELPPGATLIFYRYCDHENAAYKKTFMIFTVLLGEKEEIPADTRLTTVEEMVDDHLQKKFLSEGHPVSFDRMDLDKYGGLWSRISHLILPVAAEEKIEHGGCQAT from the exons ATGGCCGAGCGAGAAACGGATCACCAGCACACCGCAG GCGGCGGTGGCGATGGACCGGAAGCTCAGGCCAAGGAGATGGATCACATCTCGGCCTCAGATGAGGGCAAACAGGAGGAGACTGATCAGAGGCTCTCAGAAG ATGCAGCTTCATCGTCCGCATCCACAACCAGAGAGACTGACGGCGATGGTGACGTCGTGATGCAGCACAACGTTAAAA ACGGGGATtcagctggagagaggacggTGCCTCCAACAGAAGGTTTTTCACCTCCAGAAGAGGACGCAAGGCTGAACGTTGAGGACAAGAGAAACGCACTGCAGCCTGAAGAAGAAAGTCATGGGGATTACACGAGGCAGAGAGAAGTAAATGACCTACAGCCCAAGACGACGGAGGAGATTTCAA GCGAAGCACCAAGGACAACCAGCCCACTTACCTTGGACAGAAAAAAGGGCGATGTGGTAGATAGAGCTGTTGAGAAGACCCCAGACACTGATGCTGGAGAAGGTGACAAAGTAGATGGAGCCATTGAGGAGACCCCCGACTCCAACACCCCAGACACTGATGCTGGAGAAGGTGACAAAGTAGATGGAGCCATTGAGGAGACCCCCGACTCCAACACCCCAGACACTGATGCTGGAGAAGGTGACGAAGAAGATGGAGCCGTTGAGGAGACCCCAGACACTGATGCTGGAGAAG CTGATGAAAGCTCCCCggggaaggaagaagaggtccCAAAGGGGCACATCATCTCCCCTCAAAGAGGGGAACATGTTGAAACTATTGGTCCTACCCCTGAGGAGACTGCTGATGTTCCCCCTGCAGTGGGGGGGGTTATTCGTGGAG GTACACGTCCCTCCACCATAGGAAAAGGAATCCTGATAGGGATTGGTGTCGTAGTGATTGCCGCCCTGGTGCAGCAGTTCCTCAAAACCCAGGTTCCACCTCCGAAAGATGAAGTGCGGCCAATAGACATCTTCCTCGGGCAGCTGGAAAGAGTAAAGACTCAGTTCCCCCATCAGCGTGCCGAGCTCTGGAACAGGAGCAAGATCCATCTGCTGAGGCACCTCCGAAAGGCCCAGCCCACTGAGCCGGTCAGTCTGATCCTGACTGCGGGCCGCGGCGGCGAGAGGACCCTGCAGTGCCTGGCCCAGAGGCTGGCCTCCGCCTTCTCGTCTTCCCTCAACGCCTCCGTCCTCCACATCGACGGCGCCAGCAAGGCCAGCGAGGACAGCGACCAGGTCAAGCTGGACATCGACAGCAAGCTGCAGGGGGCGTTCGAGGGCGACAAGCCCGTGGCCGTCATCAACCGCTTCGAGGAGCTGCCCCCGGGCGCCACTCTCATTTTCTATCGCTACTGCGACCACGAGAACGCCGCCTACAAGAAGACTTTCATGATCTTCACAGTGCTgctgggggagaaagaggagatccCCGCTGATACCCGCTTGACCACTGTGGAAGAGATGGTGGACGACCATTTGCAGAAGAAGTTCCTCTCCGAAGGCCATCCAGTATCTTTTGACAGGATGGACCTCGACAAGTACGGTGGACTGTGGAGCCGTATTTCTCACCTCATCCTGCCAGTGGCAGCAGAGGAAAAGATAGAACATGGAGGCTGCCAGGCGACATAA
- the LOC119216738 gene encoding torsin-1A-interacting protein 2-like isoform X6, protein MAERETDHQHTAGGGGDGPEAQAKEMDHISASDEGKQEETDQRLSEDAASSSASTTRETDGDGDVVMQHNVKNGDSAGERTVPPTEGFSPPEEDARLNVEDKRNALQPEEESHGDYTRQREVNDLQPKTTEEISTIVMLPGEAPRTTSPLTLDRKKGDVVDRAVEKTPDTDAGEGDKVDGAIEETPDSNTPDTDAGEADESSPGKEEEVPKGHIISPQRGEHVETIGPTPEETADVPPAVGGVIRGGTRPSTIGKGILIGIGVVVIAALVQQFLKTQVPPPKDEVRPIDIFLGQLERVKTQFPHQRAELWNRSKIHLLRHLRKAQPTEPVSLILTAGRGGERTLQCLAQRLASAFSSSLNASVLHIDGASKASEDSDQVKLDIDSKLQGAFEGDKPVAVINRFEELPPGATLIFYRYCDHENAAYKKTFMIFTVLLGEKEEIPADTRLTTVEEMVDDHLQKKFLSEGHPVSFDRMDLDKYGGLWSRISHLILPVAAEEKIEHGGCQAT, encoded by the exons ATGGCCGAGCGAGAAACGGATCACCAGCACACCGCAG GCGGCGGTGGCGATGGACCGGAAGCTCAGGCCAAGGAGATGGATCACATCTCGGCCTCAGATGAGGGCAAACAGGAGGAGACTGATCAGAGGCTCTCAGAAG ATGCAGCTTCATCGTCCGCATCCACAACCAGAGAGACTGACGGCGATGGTGACGTCGTGATGCAGCACAACGTTAAAA ACGGGGATtcagctggagagaggacggTGCCTCCAACAGAAGGTTTTTCACCTCCAGAAGAGGACGCAAGGCTGAACGTTGAGGACAAGAGAAACGCACTGCAGCCTGAAGAAGAAAGTCATGGGGATTACACGAGGCAGAGAGAAGTAAATGACCTACAGCCCAAGACGACGGAGGAGATTTCAA CTATTGTGATGTTACCAGGCGAAGCACCAAGGACAACCAGCCCACTTACCTTGGACAGAAAAAAGGGCGATGTGGTAGATAGAGCTGTTGAGAAGACCCCAGACACTGATGCTGGAGAAGGTGACAAAGTAGATGGAGCCATTGAGGAGACCCCCGACTCCAACACCCCAGACACTGATGCTGGAGAAG CTGATGAAAGCTCCCCggggaaggaagaagaggtccCAAAGGGGCACATCATCTCCCCTCAAAGAGGGGAACATGTTGAAACTATTGGTCCTACCCCTGAGGAGACTGCTGATGTTCCCCCTGCAGTGGGGGGGGTTATTCGTGGAG GTACACGTCCCTCCACCATAGGAAAAGGAATCCTGATAGGGATTGGTGTCGTAGTGATTGCCGCCCTGGTGCAGCAGTTCCTCAAAACCCAGGTTCCACCTCCGAAAGATGAAGTGCGGCCAATAGACATCTTCCTCGGGCAGCTGGAAAGAGTAAAGACTCAGTTCCCCCATCAGCGTGCCGAGCTCTGGAACAGGAGCAAGATCCATCTGCTGAGGCACCTCCGAAAGGCCCAGCCCACTGAGCCGGTCAGTCTGATCCTGACTGCGGGCCGCGGCGGCGAGAGGACCCTGCAGTGCCTGGCCCAGAGGCTGGCCTCCGCCTTCTCGTCTTCCCTCAACGCCTCCGTCCTCCACATCGACGGCGCCAGCAAGGCCAGCGAGGACAGCGACCAGGTCAAGCTGGACATCGACAGCAAGCTGCAGGGGGCGTTCGAGGGCGACAAGCCCGTGGCCGTCATCAACCGCTTCGAGGAGCTGCCCCCGGGCGCCACTCTCATTTTCTATCGCTACTGCGACCACGAGAACGCCGCCTACAAGAAGACTTTCATGATCTTCACAGTGCTgctgggggagaaagaggagatccCCGCTGATACCCGCTTGACCACTGTGGAAGAGATGGTGGACGACCATTTGCAGAAGAAGTTCCTCTCCGAAGGCCATCCAGTATCTTTTGACAGGATGGACCTCGACAAGTACGGTGGACTGTGGAGCCGTATTTCTCACCTCATCCTGCCAGTGGCAGCAGAGGAAAAGATAGAACATGGAGGCTGCCAGGCGACATAA
- the LOC119216738 gene encoding torsin-1A-interacting protein 2-like isoform X5 gives MAERETDHQHTAGGGGDGPEAQAKEMDHISASDEGKQEETDQRLSEDAASSSASTTRETDGDGDVVMQHNVKNGDSAGERTVPPTEGFSPPEEDARLNVEDKRNALQPEEESHGDYTRQREVNDLQPKTTEEISTIVMLPGEAPRTTSPLTLDRKKGDVVDRAVEKTPDTDAGEGDKVDGAIEETPDSNTPDTDAGEGDKVDGAIEETPDSNTPDTDAGEADESSPGKEEEVPKGHIISPQRGEHVETIGPTPEETADVPPAVGGVIRGGTRPSTIGKGILIGIGVVVIAALVQQFLKTQVPPPKDEVRPIDIFLGQLERVKTQFPHQRAELWNRSKIHLLRHLRKAQPTEPVSLILTAGRGGERTLQCLAQRLASAFSSSLNASVLHIDGASKASEDSDQVKLDIDSKLQGAFEGDKPVAVINRFEELPPGATLIFYRYCDHENAAYKKTFMIFTVLLGEKEEIPADTRLTTVEEMVDDHLQKKFLSEGHPVSFDRMDLDKYGGLWSRISHLILPVAAEEKIEHGGCQAT, from the exons ATGGCCGAGCGAGAAACGGATCACCAGCACACCGCAG GCGGCGGTGGCGATGGACCGGAAGCTCAGGCCAAGGAGATGGATCACATCTCGGCCTCAGATGAGGGCAAACAGGAGGAGACTGATCAGAGGCTCTCAGAAG ATGCAGCTTCATCGTCCGCATCCACAACCAGAGAGACTGACGGCGATGGTGACGTCGTGATGCAGCACAACGTTAAAA ACGGGGATtcagctggagagaggacggTGCCTCCAACAGAAGGTTTTTCACCTCCAGAAGAGGACGCAAGGCTGAACGTTGAGGACAAGAGAAACGCACTGCAGCCTGAAGAAGAAAGTCATGGGGATTACACGAGGCAGAGAGAAGTAAATGACCTACAGCCCAAGACGACGGAGGAGATTTCAA CTATTGTGATGTTACCAGGCGAAGCACCAAGGACAACCAGCCCACTTACCTTGGACAGAAAAAAGGGCGATGTGGTAGATAGAGCTGTTGAGAAGACCCCAGACACTGATGCTGGAGAAGGTGACAAAGTAGATGGAGCCATTGAGGAGACCCCCGACTCCAACACCCCAGACACTGATGCTGGAGAAGGTGACAAAGTAGATGGAGCCATTGAGGAGACCCCCGACTCCAACACCCCAGACACTGATGCTGGAGAAG CTGATGAAAGCTCCCCggggaaggaagaagaggtccCAAAGGGGCACATCATCTCCCCTCAAAGAGGGGAACATGTTGAAACTATTGGTCCTACCCCTGAGGAGACTGCTGATGTTCCCCCTGCAGTGGGGGGGGTTATTCGTGGAG GTACACGTCCCTCCACCATAGGAAAAGGAATCCTGATAGGGATTGGTGTCGTAGTGATTGCCGCCCTGGTGCAGCAGTTCCTCAAAACCCAGGTTCCACCTCCGAAAGATGAAGTGCGGCCAATAGACATCTTCCTCGGGCAGCTGGAAAGAGTAAAGACTCAGTTCCCCCATCAGCGTGCCGAGCTCTGGAACAGGAGCAAGATCCATCTGCTGAGGCACCTCCGAAAGGCCCAGCCCACTGAGCCGGTCAGTCTGATCCTGACTGCGGGCCGCGGCGGCGAGAGGACCCTGCAGTGCCTGGCCCAGAGGCTGGCCTCCGCCTTCTCGTCTTCCCTCAACGCCTCCGTCCTCCACATCGACGGCGCCAGCAAGGCCAGCGAGGACAGCGACCAGGTCAAGCTGGACATCGACAGCAAGCTGCAGGGGGCGTTCGAGGGCGACAAGCCCGTGGCCGTCATCAACCGCTTCGAGGAGCTGCCCCCGGGCGCCACTCTCATTTTCTATCGCTACTGCGACCACGAGAACGCCGCCTACAAGAAGACTTTCATGATCTTCACAGTGCTgctgggggagaaagaggagatccCCGCTGATACCCGCTTGACCACTGTGGAAGAGATGGTGGACGACCATTTGCAGAAGAAGTTCCTCTCCGAAGGCCATCCAGTATCTTTTGACAGGATGGACCTCGACAAGTACGGTGGACTGTGGAGCCGTATTTCTCACCTCATCCTGCCAGTGGCAGCAGAGGAAAAGATAGAACATGGAGGCTGCCAGGCGACATAA
- the LOC119216738 gene encoding torsin-1A-interacting protein 2-like isoform X4 — MAERETDHQHTAGGGGDGPEAQAKEMDHISASDEGKQEETDQRLSEDAASSSASTTRETDGDGDVVMQHNVKNGDSAGERTVPPTEGFSPPEEDARLNVEDKRNALQPEEESHGDYTRQREVNDLQPKTTEEISTIVMLPGEAPRTTSPLTLDRKKGDVVDRAVEKTPDTDAGEGDKVDGAIEETPDSNTPDTDAGEGDKVDGAIEETPDSNTPDTDAGEGDEEDGAVEETPDTDAGEADESSPGKEEEVPKGHIISPQRGEHVETIGPTPEETADVPPAVGGVIRGGKGILIGIGVVVIAALVQQFLKTQVPPPKDEVRPIDIFLGQLERVKTQFPHQRAELWNRSKIHLLRHLRKAQPTEPVSLILTAGRGGERTLQCLAQRLASAFSSSLNASVLHIDGASKASEDSDQVKLDIDSKLQGAFEGDKPVAVINRFEELPPGATLIFYRYCDHENAAYKKTFMIFTVLLGEKEEIPADTRLTTVEEMVDDHLQKKFLSEGHPVSFDRMDLDKYGGLWSRISHLILPVAAEEKIEHGGCQAT; from the exons ATGGCCGAGCGAGAAACGGATCACCAGCACACCGCAG GCGGCGGTGGCGATGGACCGGAAGCTCAGGCCAAGGAGATGGATCACATCTCGGCCTCAGATGAGGGCAAACAGGAGGAGACTGATCAGAGGCTCTCAGAAG ATGCAGCTTCATCGTCCGCATCCACAACCAGAGAGACTGACGGCGATGGTGACGTCGTGATGCAGCACAACGTTAAAA ACGGGGATtcagctggagagaggacggTGCCTCCAACAGAAGGTTTTTCACCTCCAGAAGAGGACGCAAGGCTGAACGTTGAGGACAAGAGAAACGCACTGCAGCCTGAAGAAGAAAGTCATGGGGATTACACGAGGCAGAGAGAAGTAAATGACCTACAGCCCAAGACGACGGAGGAGATTTCAA CTATTGTGATGTTACCAGGCGAAGCACCAAGGACAACCAGCCCACTTACCTTGGACAGAAAAAAGGGCGATGTGGTAGATAGAGCTGTTGAGAAGACCCCAGACACTGATGCTGGAGAAGGTGACAAAGTAGATGGAGCCATTGAGGAGACCCCCGACTCCAACACCCCAGACACTGATGCTGGAGAAGGTGACAAAGTAGATGGAGCCATTGAGGAGACCCCCGACTCCAACACCCCAGACACTGATGCTGGAGAAGGTGACGAAGAAGATGGAGCCGTTGAGGAGACCCCAGACACTGATGCTGGAGAAG CTGATGAAAGCTCCCCggggaaggaagaagaggtccCAAAGGGGCACATCATCTCCCCTCAAAGAGGGGAACATGTTGAAACTATTGGTCCTACCCCTGAGGAGACTGCTGATGTTCCCCCTGCAGTGGGGGGGGTTATTCGTGGAG GAAAAGGAATCCTGATAGGGATTGGTGTCGTAGTGATTGCCGCCCTGGTGCAGCAGTTCCTCAAAACCCAGGTTCCACCTCCGAAAGATGAAGTGCGGCCAATAGACATCTTCCTCGGGCAGCTGGAAAGAGTAAAGACTCAGTTCCCCCATCAGCGTGCCGAGCTCTGGAACAGGAGCAAGATCCATCTGCTGAGGCACCTCCGAAAGGCCCAGCCCACTGAGCCGGTCAGTCTGATCCTGACTGCGGGCCGCGGCGGCGAGAGGACCCTGCAGTGCCTGGCCCAGAGGCTGGCCTCCGCCTTCTCGTCTTCCCTCAACGCCTCCGTCCTCCACATCGACGGCGCCAGCAAGGCCAGCGAGGACAGCGACCAGGTCAAGCTGGACATCGACAGCAAGCTGCAGGGGGCGTTCGAGGGCGACAAGCCCGTGGCCGTCATCAACCGCTTCGAGGAGCTGCCCCCGGGCGCCACTCTCATTTTCTATCGCTACTGCGACCACGAGAACGCCGCCTACAAGAAGACTTTCATGATCTTCACAGTGCTgctgggggagaaagaggagatccCCGCTGATACCCGCTTGACCACTGTGGAAGAGATGGTGGACGACCATTTGCAGAAGAAGTTCCTCTCCGAAGGCCATCCAGTATCTTTTGACAGGATGGACCTCGACAAGTACGGTGGACTGTGGAGCCGTATTTCTCACCTCATCCTGCCAGTGGCAGCAGAGGAAAAGATAGAACATGGAGGCTGCCAGGCGACATAA
- the LOC119216738 gene encoding torsin-1A-interacting protein 2-like isoform X1, translated as MAERETDHQHTAGGGGDGPEAQAKEMDHISASDEGKQEETDQRLSEDAASSSASTTRETDGDGDVVMQHNVKNGDSAGERTVPPTEGFSPPEEDARLNVEDKRNALQPEEESHGDYTRQREVNDLQPKTTEEISTIVMLPGEAPRTTSPLTLDRKKGDVVDRAVEKTPDTDAGEGDKVDGAIEETPDSNTPDTDAGEGDKVDGAIEETPDSNTPDTDAGEGDEEDGAVEETPDTDAGEADESSPGKEEEVPKGHIISPQRGEHVETIGPTPEETADVPPAVGGVIRGGTRPSTIGKGILIGIGVVVIAALVQQFLKTQVPPPKDEVRPIDIFLGQLERVKTQFPHQRAELWNRSKIHLLRHLRKAQPTEPVSLILTAGRGGERTLQCLAQRLASAFSSSLNASVLHIDGASKASEDSDQVKLDIDSKLQGAFEGDKPVAVINRFEELPPGATLIFYRYCDHENAAYKKTFMIFTVLLGEKEEIPADTRLTTVEEMVDDHLQKKFLSEGHPVSFDRMDLDKYGGLWSRISHLILPVAAEEKIEHGGCQAT; from the exons ATGGCCGAGCGAGAAACGGATCACCAGCACACCGCAG GCGGCGGTGGCGATGGACCGGAAGCTCAGGCCAAGGAGATGGATCACATCTCGGCCTCAGATGAGGGCAAACAGGAGGAGACTGATCAGAGGCTCTCAGAAG ATGCAGCTTCATCGTCCGCATCCACAACCAGAGAGACTGACGGCGATGGTGACGTCGTGATGCAGCACAACGTTAAAA ACGGGGATtcagctggagagaggacggTGCCTCCAACAGAAGGTTTTTCACCTCCAGAAGAGGACGCAAGGCTGAACGTTGAGGACAAGAGAAACGCACTGCAGCCTGAAGAAGAAAGTCATGGGGATTACACGAGGCAGAGAGAAGTAAATGACCTACAGCCCAAGACGACGGAGGAGATTTCAA CTATTGTGATGTTACCAGGCGAAGCACCAAGGACAACCAGCCCACTTACCTTGGACAGAAAAAAGGGCGATGTGGTAGATAGAGCTGTTGAGAAGACCCCAGACACTGATGCTGGAGAAGGTGACAAAGTAGATGGAGCCATTGAGGAGACCCCCGACTCCAACACCCCAGACACTGATGCTGGAGAAGGTGACAAAGTAGATGGAGCCATTGAGGAGACCCCCGACTCCAACACCCCAGACACTGATGCTGGAGAAGGTGACGAAGAAGATGGAGCCGTTGAGGAGACCCCAGACACTGATGCTGGAGAAG CTGATGAAAGCTCCCCggggaaggaagaagaggtccCAAAGGGGCACATCATCTCCCCTCAAAGAGGGGAACATGTTGAAACTATTGGTCCTACCCCTGAGGAGACTGCTGATGTTCCCCCTGCAGTGGGGGGGGTTATTCGTGGAG GTACACGTCCCTCCACCATAGGAAAAGGAATCCTGATAGGGATTGGTGTCGTAGTGATTGCCGCCCTGGTGCAGCAGTTCCTCAAAACCCAGGTTCCACCTCCGAAAGATGAAGTGCGGCCAATAGACATCTTCCTCGGGCAGCTGGAAAGAGTAAAGACTCAGTTCCCCCATCAGCGTGCCGAGCTCTGGAACAGGAGCAAGATCCATCTGCTGAGGCACCTCCGAAAGGCCCAGCCCACTGAGCCGGTCAGTCTGATCCTGACTGCGGGCCGCGGCGGCGAGAGGACCCTGCAGTGCCTGGCCCAGAGGCTGGCCTCCGCCTTCTCGTCTTCCCTCAACGCCTCCGTCCTCCACATCGACGGCGCCAGCAAGGCCAGCGAGGACAGCGACCAGGTCAAGCTGGACATCGACAGCAAGCTGCAGGGGGCGTTCGAGGGCGACAAGCCCGTGGCCGTCATCAACCGCTTCGAGGAGCTGCCCCCGGGCGCCACTCTCATTTTCTATCGCTACTGCGACCACGAGAACGCCGCCTACAAGAAGACTTTCATGATCTTCACAGTGCTgctgggggagaaagaggagatccCCGCTGATACCCGCTTGACCACTGTGGAAGAGATGGTGGACGACCATTTGCAGAAGAAGTTCCTCTCCGAAGGCCATCCAGTATCTTTTGACAGGATGGACCTCGACAAGTACGGTGGACTGTGGAGCCGTATTTCTCACCTCATCCTGCCAGTGGCAGCAGAGGAAAAGATAGAACATGGAGGCTGCCAGGCGACATAA